One stretch of Arachis hypogaea cultivar Tifrunner chromosome 20, arahy.Tifrunner.gnm2.J5K5, whole genome shotgun sequence DNA includes these proteins:
- the LOC114926137 gene encoding uncharacterized protein produces the protein MIKLIASYNDEVARTVLENAPYNAKYTSHQIQKEILHILSNKVRKHICEEIGDSKFCIVVDEARDESKREQMALVLRFVDIHGFIQERFLDLVHVKDTTSLTLKQELCGILSRHGLDVSNIRGQGYDGASNMRGEWNGLQALFLKYCPYAYYIHCFAHRLQLALVAASREVIPVHHKRHDELHAAKTDEIVHLLEIDELETGKGENQIGTLKRAGDTR, from the exons ATGATAAAACTCATAGCATCTTACAATGATGAAGTTGCAAGAACTGTGTTAGAAAATGCTCCATATAATGCTAAATATACttcacatcaaattcaaaaagaaatCTTGCATATACTCTCAAACAAGGTGAGAAAGCATATTTGTGAAGAAATTGGAGATTCCAAATTTTGCATTGTAGTAGATGAAGCTCGTGATGAATCCAAAAGAGAACAAATGGCACTTGTTTTGAGATTTGTTGATATACATGGTTTTATTCAAGAGCGTTTTCTTGATCTTGTACATGTCAAAGATactacatcattaactctaaaacAAGAATTGTGCGGCATCCTTTCTCGACATGGTCTTGATGTCTCTAATATTCGTGGTCAAGGATATGATGGCGCCAGCAACATGAGAGGAGAATGGAATGGGTTACAAgcattattcttaaaatattgtCCTTATGCTTATTATATCCACTGTTTTGCTCACCGATTACAACTTGCATTAGTTGCTGCATCAAGAGAAGTTATTCCTGTGCATCA TAAGCGACATGATGAGTTACATGCTGCCAAGACAGATGAAATTGTCCATTTATTAGAGATTGATGAACTTGAAACTGGTAAAGGGGAAAATCAAATTGGTACTTTGAAACGAGCAGGTGATACTCGATAG
- the LOC112786935 gene encoding uncharacterized protein, translating to MYGATLTVLQKIIVDGSTYSQCGDADSAYNTLTSFEFVLILHLMKDMMGITDILCQALQKQSQDIVNAVQLVHSTKTLIQSMRDDRWEELLKNVKSFCEQHDILILDLTASYVARQGRSRHQKDHITVEHYFRVEIFLVTIDKQLQKLNSRFNDQAMDLLNLSSTLMPKDAYKNFDIAKISTLVDSYYPEDFTEQEKINLPFQFQHFILDVRQHPKMKNLSTIHELCRCLAETKKSKVYYLIDRLIRLILTLPVSTATTERSFSAMKIIKTRLRNKMEDDFLADSLVIYIEKEIAEKFSSDSIIEDFKLLKTRRLLCQLMEDGGLALMLLFQLIHSRYQLSDGYC from the coding sequence ATGTATGGTGCAACGTTGACTGTTTTACAAAAGATTATTGTTGATGGATCAACTTATTCTCAGTGTGGTGATGCAGATAGTGCTTACAATACCCTGACCTCATTTGAGTTTGTATTGATCTTGCATTTGATGAAAGATATGATGGGAATAACTGATATTCTTTGTCAAGCTTTACAAAAGCAGTCTCAAGACATAGTTAATGCTGTGCAACTAGTTCATTCTACAAAAACACTTATCCAAAGCATGAGAGATGACAGATGGGAGGAATTATTAAAAAATGTGAAATCATTTTGTGAGCAACATGATATTCTAATTCTTGATTTAACTGCTTCTTATGTTGCAAGGCAAGGACGCTCGCGTCACCAAAAAGATCATATTACAGTTGAGCATTATTTTAGAGTGGAGATATTTTTAGTCACAAttgataagcaattacaaaagttAAATAGCAGATTTAATGATCAAGCAATGGATCTACTAAATCTGAGCTCTACTCTCATGCCTAAGGATGCTTACAAAAATTTTGACATTGCTAAGATTTCTACTCTTGTTGATAGCTACTATCCCGAAGACTTTACTGAACAAGAGAAGATTAATTTGCCTTTTCAGTTTCAGCATTTTATTCTTGATGTTCGTCAGCAtccaaaaatgaaaaatttgtcAACTATTCATGAACTGTGTAGATGTTTAGCAGAAACAAAAAAGTCAAAAGTGTATTACTTGATTGATAGATTGATTCGTCTGATATTAACTCTTCCAGTTTCTACAGCTACTACAGAGCGATCATTTTCAgcaatgaaaataataaagaCAAGGTTAAGAAATAAGATGGAGGACGACTTTCTTGCGGATAGTTTGGTTATTTACATTGAGAAAGAAATTGCTGAAAAGTTTAGTTCTGACTCAATTATTGAAGATTTTAAGttattaaaaactcgaaga